Proteins from one Silurus meridionalis isolate SWU-2019-XX chromosome 3, ASM1480568v1, whole genome shotgun sequence genomic window:
- the gpr18 gene encoding N-arachidonyl glycine receptor, protein MEQNTSLAFVSEGYLPPVFKIVSLVFYSIIFSVGLVVNLSALWVFALTTKRRSSVTIYMINVAVVDLIFIVLLPFRMAYYSGDYWPFGDMFCRINAALTILYPCLALWLFALISADRYVAIVQPRHSKELKNVHKALLSCVGIWIMTLGGAASLLFLDEDPDQISNHTTCLKMHDIVYLRRDNPVHFARLTFFFLVPLLIMVGCYITIVDNLIHGRTSKLKPNVKQKSIRIIITLIMQVLVCFVPFHVCFVLLLFENSGQDYSTWGSFTTFLMNMSTVLDIILYYIVSKQFQDRVISVILYRNYLRSVRRKSRHTGSVRSLSNLTSAMI, encoded by the coding sequence ATGGAACAGAATACATCACTGGCCTTCGTCAGTGAGGGTTATCTCCCTCCAGTTTTCAAAATAGTCAGCTTGGTGTTCTACAGCATCATATTCTCTGTTGGCTTGGTGGTCAATCTTTCAGCCCTCTGGGTCTTTGCTCTAACTACAAAAAGAAGGAGTTCTGTCACCATCTACATGATCAATGTGGCTGTGGTGGATCTTATCTTCATTGTCCTGCTTCCCTTCAGAATGGCCTACTACAGTGGGGATTATTGGCCGTTTGGTGATATGTTCTGCAGAATCAATGCAGCACTTACAATACTCTATCCATGTCTGGCTCTCTGGCTCTTTGCTCTTATAAGTGCTGACCGCTATGTAGCCATAGTTCAGCCACGACATAGCAAAGAGCTAAAGAACGTGCACAAGGCCTTGTTGTCATGTGTGGGTATATGGATCATGACCCTTGGTGGTGCCGCATCACTTCTTTTCCTGGATGAAGATCCGGACCAAATCTCCAACCATACCACCTGCCTGAAGATGCATGACATCGTCTACCTGCGTCGGGACAACCCTGTCCACTTCGCTCGCCTGACTTTCTTCTTCTTGGTGCCATTGTTGATTATGGTGGGCTGTTATATCACCATTGTGGACAACCTCATCCACGGGCGCACATCCAAGCTCAAGCCCAACGTGAAGCAGAAATCCATTCGTATCATCATCACGTTGATCATGCAGGTGCTGGTCTGTTTCGTTCCCTTTCATGTCTGCTTTGTGCTTCTGCTTTTTGAGAATAGTGGCCAGGACTACAGCACCTGGGGGTCATTCACAACGTTCCTGATGAACATGAGTACAGTGTTGGATATTATACTTTACTACATAGTTTCTAAACAGTTTCAGGACCGTGTGATTAGTGTGATCCTCTACAGAAACTATTTAAGAAGCGTGCGAAGAAAGAGTCGACACACAGGTAGTGTGCGCTCTCTCAGTAACCTTACCAGTGCCATGATCTGA
- the gpr183a gene encoding G-protein coupled receptor 183-A — protein MMPSMAMMATPNSSNTAVSIDGNCTNLYDHRGWAHVLLPVVYTFIFFVGLSGNVLALHVIWPNMKKINSTTVYSANLVASDILFAFALPLRIIYYALGFHWPMGEGMCKATALVFYLNMYAGVNFMTCLSVDRFIAVVLPLRFSCFRKIHNVRYICIGVWMLVLVQTLPLLSMPMSREEHDGYITCMEYPNFEQVDGLPYILIGAVFLGYGIPLTTILICYSALCYKLRELAKRNQLTEKSGLSRKAIGVICCVILVFVICYSPYHIDLLQYMIRKLQHQQDCYQLHAFQISLHVTVSFMNLNSCLDPFIYFFACKGYKKKVLKLLKRQASMSLSSMVRTSPDELSRDIDKINMGNRLSHLRERSSMIERD, from the coding sequence ATGATGCCATCTATGGCTATGATGGCAACTCCAAACAGCAGCAATACCGCTGTCTCCATTGATGGCAACTGCACCAACTTGTATGATCATCGTGGGTGGGCGCATGTACTCCTACCTGTGGTTTACACCTTCATCTTTTTTGTGGGACTGTCAGGTAATGTTTTGGCTCTGCATGTTATCTGGCCCAATATGAAGAAAATCAACTCCACCACTGTGTACTCAGCCAACCTGGTGGCATCTGACATCCTTTTCGCATTTGCTCTCCCTCTAAGAATCATTTACTACGCACTGGGATTCCACTGGCCGATGGGAGAGGGCATGTGCAAGGCCACAGCTCTGGTGTTCTACTTGAATATGTATGCTGGTGTGAACTTTATGACCTGCCTAAGTGTGGACCGCTTTATTGCTGTGGTACTCCCACTGCGCTTCAGCTGCTTCCGTAAAATACACAATGTGCGATACATCTGTATAGGCGTTTGGATGCTAGTGTTGGTCCAAACTTTGCCACTTCTCTCCATGCCGATGAGTCGTGAGGAACATGATGGCTACATCACATGCATGGAGTACCCCAACTTCGAGCAGGTTGATGGCTTGCCCTATATTCTGATTGGGGCTGTGTTTCTGGGCTATGGCATTCCTCTGACAACCATCTTAATCTGCTACTCAGCTCTTTGCTACAAACTTCGTGAGTTAGCCAAGAGAAACCAGCTGACAGAGAAGTCAGGCCTCAGCCGCAAAGCCATCGGCGTGATCTGTTGCGTCATTCTAGTGTTTGTGATTTGCTACAGTCCCTATCACATAGACCTGCTGCAGTACATGATTCGAAAACTGCAGCACCAGCAGGATTGTTATCAACTGCATGCCTTTCAGATCTCTCTGCATGTCACCGTCAGCTTTATGAACCTCAACTCCTGCCTGGACCCCTTCATCTATTTCTTCGCCTGTAAGGGCTACAAGAAGAAGGTGCTGAAGCTGCTTAAGAGGCAAGCGAGCATGTCATTATCCAGCATGGTTAGGACATCACCAGATGAATTATCCCGAGATATTGACAAAATTAATATGGGCAACAGACTCTCCCATCTGAGGGAGAGAAGCAGCATGATAGAGCGTGACTGA